Proteins from a single region of Oreochromis niloticus isolate F11D_XX linkage group LG7, O_niloticus_UMD_NMBU, whole genome shotgun sequence:
- the LOC100704016 gene encoding carboxypeptidase A2: MKGFWLLLVLVAAAKAEKVFNGDQVIRVNVKSEEQIHLLQALETAQEWEVDFWLGPVSTELPVDIRVPRFSLIPVKEYLTFHNIPFTVMIENVQELLDKEKAEMEENRMKERSTRSLNFGAYHNLDTIYSWIDTLVADYPNLITKQHIGVTYENRPMYVLKFSTGGNNRPAIWIDTGIHAREWVTQATGVWTANKIATDYGTDASLTSLLNTMDIYMLIVANPDGYVFSHTNDRMWRKTRSVNPGYACRGVDPNRNWDAGFGGPGASSYPCSDSYHGPSANSEIEVKNVVNLIQSHGNFKAFISVHSYSQLLMYPYGYVCSSANHQAELDSVGRAAAQKLRSLYGTAYQVGSICNIIYQASGGSIDWSYNSGIKYSFAFELRDTGRYGFILPADQIIPTASETWLALKHIMEYVRDHPY, from the exons ATGAAAGGCTTCTGGTTGTTGCTGGTGCTTGTGGCTGCGGCCAAAGCTGAGAAGGTCTTCAATGG AGATCAGGTTATCCGGGTCAATGTGAAGTCAGAGGAACAGATCCATCTCCTGCAGGCGTTGGAGACGGCGCAGGAGTGGGAG GTGGACTTCTGGCTTGGCCCAGTCTCCACTGAGCTCCCTGTGGACATCCGAGTGCCCCGCTTCAGTCTGATCCCTGTGAAGGAGTACCTTACTTTCCACAACATTCCCTTCACCGTCATGATTGAAAACGTCCAG GAACTTCTTGACAAAGAGAAAGCTGAGATGGAGGAGAACCGGATGAAGGAACGCAGCACCAGGAGCTTAAACTTTGGAGCCTATCATAATCTCGATACA ATTTACAGCTGGATTGACACTCTGGTGGCCGATTACCCTAACCTGATCACCAAGCAGCATATTGGGGTGACCTATGAGAACAGGCCCATGTATGTGCTCAAG ttcagCACCGGTGGTAACAATCGCCCTGCTATCTGGATTGACACTGGTATCCACGCCAGAGAATGGGTTACTCAGGCTACTGGAGTGTGGACCGCCAACAAG ATTGCCACGGATTACGGTACCGACGCCTCCCTCACTTCCCTCCTGAACACCATGGATATTTACATGCTGATCGTTGCCAACCCTGATGGCTATGTTTTCTCCCACACCAAT GATAGGATGTGGCGCAAGACCCGCTCTGTGAACCCTGGCTATGCGTGCCGTGGAGTCGATCCAAACAGGAACTGGGATGCAGGCTTTGGTG GCCCCGGTGCCAGTAGCTACCCCTGCTCCGATTCCTACCACGGCCCCTCGGCTAACTCTGAGATCGAGGTGAAGAACGTGGTGAACCTGATCCAGAGCCACGGCAACTTCAAGgccttcatttctgtccactCCTACTCCCAGCTGCTCATGTACCCCTACGGCTATGTCTGTAGCAGCGCAAACCATCAGGCCGAGCTG GATTCTGTTGGCAGAGCAGCAGCGCAGAAACTGAGGTCTCTCTATGGCACCGCCTATCAAGTTGGAAGCATCTGCAATATCATCT ATCAAGCCAGCGGGGGTAGCATTGACTGGTCCTACAATTCAGGAATCAAATACTCCTTTGCCTTCGAGCTGAGGGACACTGGCCGCTACGGTTTTATCCTGCCAGCTGATCAGATCATCCCCACTGCCTCAGAGACATGGCTGGCCTTGAAGCATATCATGGAGTATGTCCGTGACCATCCCTATTGA